The Firmicutes bacterium HGW-Firmicutes-1 genome includes a window with the following:
- a CDS encoding DNA-binding response regulator, producing MYKILIIEDDLVIANSLKNHLCKWEFEIAIVADFKRVLEEFIQFDPQVVLMDISLPYFNGYHWCSEIRKLSKVPIVFISSSNENMNIVMAMNMGGDDFIAKPFDLTVVVAKIQAMIRRTYSFQGQINVIEHNGVMLNISDASLTYQNEKVNLTKNEFRILQILLEHTNNVVSRDAIMERLWESESFIDDNTLTVNVTRLRKKIEDIGLEKFILTKKGIGYMVT from the coding sequence ATGTATAAGATTTTAATAATTGAAGATGATTTGGTGATTGCAAATTCGTTGAAAAATCACTTGTGCAAATGGGAATTTGAGATTGCAATTGTGGCTGATTTTAAACGAGTACTTGAGGAATTTATTCAGTTTGATCCACAAGTTGTATTGATGGATATATCTTTGCCATATTTCAACGGCTATCATTGGTGTAGCGAAATACGGAAATTATCCAAAGTACCAATTGTTTTCATCTCTTCGTCAAATGAAAATATGAACATCGTAATGGCGATGAATATGGGTGGGGATGATTTTATTGCAAAACCATTTGATTTAACGGTCGTAGTTGCGAAGATTCAAGCGATGATTCGACGTACATATTCTTTTCAAGGGCAAATAAATGTTATAGAGCATAACGGTGTGATGCTTAACATAAGTGATGCGTCGTTAACCTATCAAAATGAAAAAGTTAATCTCACAAAAAACGAGTTTAGAATTCTGCAAATACTATTGGAACATACCAATAATGTCGTCAGCCGGGATGCCATTATGGAGCGGCTCTGGGAAAGTGAGAGTTTTATAGATGATAATACGTTAACCGTTAATGTGACACGATTACGCAAAAAAATAGAAGATATAGGTCTAGAAAAATTTATTTTAACCAAAAAGGGAATTGGATATATGGTGACTTGA
- a CDS encoding ABC transporter ATP-binding protein produces MSSLLEVKNLKKIYTTRFGSNHVQALSNVTFSVEEGEYVAIMGESGSGKTTLLNILASLDKPTSGEVMLGGKNIGSIKESEVSAFRRNNLGFVFQDFNLLDTFSVIDNIFLPLVLSRKSYSEMDAALKPIAKKLGIEEILAKYPYEVSGGEKQRTAIARALITNPKLILADEPTGALDSKSTEHLLKLFSKINQEGQTILMVTHSTRAASHANRVLFIKDGEVFHQLYKGAHSDEEMYQKISDTLTLLATGGVKIE; encoded by the coding sequence ATGTCATCGTTATTAGAAGTGAAAAACTTAAAGAAAATATACACAACGAGATTTGGAAGTAACCATGTTCAAGCGCTCAGCAATGTAACTTTTTCGGTAGAAGAAGGAGAATACGTAGCCATTATGGGAGAGTCCGGCTCGGGTAAGACCACGTTACTCAATATTTTAGCTTCATTGGACAAACCAACAAGTGGGGAGGTAATGTTAGGGGGTAAAAATATTGGTTCTATTAAAGAAAGTGAAGTTTCTGCTTTTCGCAGAAACAATCTTGGATTTGTATTTCAAGATTTCAATTTGCTCGATACGTTCTCAGTTATCGACAATATCTTTTTACCTCTTGTACTTTCAAGAAAATCCTACAGTGAGATGGATGCTGCATTAAAACCAATTGCTAAAAAGCTAGGTATTGAAGAAATTCTTGCCAAATATCCTTATGAAGTATCGGGTGGAGAAAAACAGAGAACTGCTATTGCTAGAGCATTGATTACAAATCCCAAATTAATTTTAGCAGATGAGCCAACAGGTGCACTGGATTCCAAGTCCACCGAACATTTACTCAAATTGTTTTCGAAAATTAATCAAGAGGGCCAAACGATTCTGATGGTTACTCATAGTACGAGGGCAGCAAGTCATGCAAATAGAGTTCTATTCATTAAAGATGGAGAAGTATTTCATCAGCTATATAAGGGTGCACATTCTGATGAAGAAATGTATCAAAAAATATCTGATACGTTAACATTACTGGCAACTGGGGGTGTAAAAATTGAATAA
- a CDS encoding cell division protein FtsX encodes MNKAFYPKLAWTNLVKNKITYLPYSLACICSIAMFYIMHSISINMGINNIPGAMEVEKILGLGTVVVGVFSVIFLFYTNSFLMKRRKKEIGLYNILGMGKNHIAKMLFFETVFISTSCIIVGLICGVLFSRLIFLLLLKALSFKIPFVFVISMASVKITAILFLGIFCITMLTNLMHIRLAKPIELLKGGQVGEKEPKTKWLMVILGILSLGTGYGIALLVESPLLAITLFFVAALLVIFGTYSLFTAGSIVLLKKLRKNKKFYYQINHFTSVSSMIYRMKQNAVGLASICILSSAVLVMLSTTVSLYIGMDDALNSRFPQDVMVQYNNAKQENIEKIDQIINDQKNRTTVTMSDEISYHYLSLISRQEDTSFTTVEGSPYTDAGFNLLTVLTIDEYNKMENKDIELSSNEVLIYSNSDAYSYDEIYINQIPFRVKDEIHNIKIEEKSPVVILKGYYLIVKDIDTIRTIYEGAFNKEFQNLDYFVGFNVEGEDADLSTFINVLNQELKNEVDTSIYVDCKQLRRESFFTLYGGLLFLGIFLGTLFLMATTLIIYYKQISEGYDDQERYAIMQKVGMSHQEVKKTIQSQIIMVFFLPLLAAVIHIAVAFKMIIRLLAVLNLVNIPLFFGCTVVTILIFAIIYAVVYSLTARAYYKIVKA; translated from the coding sequence TTGAATAAAGCATTTTACCCCAAGCTTGCGTGGACAAATTTAGTTAAAAATAAAATTACCTACTTGCCATATTCTCTCGCATGTATTTGTTCTATTGCCATGTTCTACATCATGCACTCAATTTCTATCAATATGGGCATTAACAACATACCAGGGGCTATGGAAGTTGAAAAAATTCTTGGGCTAGGAACCGTTGTTGTAGGTGTGTTTTCTGTGATTTTCTTATTTTATACAAATAGTTTTTTAATGAAAAGACGCAAGAAAGAAATAGGTCTTTACAATATATTAGGGATGGGAAAAAACCATATTGCCAAAATGTTGTTTTTTGAAACAGTTTTTATAAGTACGAGTTGTATAATAGTGGGATTGATTTGCGGTGTTCTTTTTAGTAGACTTATTTTTCTGTTATTACTTAAAGCCTTAAGCTTCAAGATACCATTTGTTTTTGTCATTTCAATGGCATCCGTGAAAATCACTGCTATTTTATTCCTTGGTATTTTTTGTATAACCATGCTGACCAATCTTATGCATATACGGTTGGCTAAGCCAATTGAGCTATTAAAGGGTGGGCAAGTGGGAGAGAAAGAACCAAAAACAAAATGGCTAATGGTTATTTTGGGAATTCTATCCCTTGGTACTGGATATGGGATAGCACTACTAGTTGAATCACCTTTGCTTGCGATCACCTTGTTTTTTGTTGCAGCGTTACTTGTTATATTTGGCACATATTCACTCTTTACGGCAGGAAGCATTGTCTTGTTGAAAAAGCTAAGAAAAAACAAAAAATTCTATTATCAAATCAACCATTTTACATCCGTTTCAAGCATGATCTATAGGATGAAGCAAAATGCTGTAGGACTTGCAAGTATTTGTATTCTAAGCTCCGCGGTACTGGTTATGCTGTCTACTACGGTATCCCTTTATATTGGAATGGATGACGCGTTAAATTCAAGATTCCCGCAGGATGTCATGGTTCAGTATAATAATGCAAAACAAGAAAACATTGAAAAAATAGACCAAATCATAAATGATCAAAAAAATAGAACAACGGTTACAATGAGTGATGAGATCTCTTATCATTATTTATCTCTAATATCAAGACAAGAGGATACAAGTTTTACGACAGTTGAGGGTTCTCCTTATACAGATGCAGGATTTAATCTTTTGACTGTGCTAACGATTGATGAATACAATAAAATGGAGAACAAAGACATTGAGCTTTCATCAAACGAAGTGCTGATCTATTCGAACAGTGATGCGTATAGCTATGATGAAATTTATATAAATCAAATTCCATTTAGAGTCAAAGATGAAATTCACAATATTAAAATTGAGGAAAAAAGCCCAGTTGTCATTTTGAAAGGTTACTATTTGATTGTGAAGGATATTGATACCATTCGTACCATATATGAAGGTGCTTTCAATAAAGAATTTCAAAATCTTGATTATTTTGTAGGCTTTAATGTTGAGGGAGAAGATGCAGATTTATCCACTTTTATCAATGTATTAAATCAAGAATTAAAGAATGAAGTTGACACTTCGATTTATGTGGATTGCAAGCAACTAAGAAGAGAGTCTTTCTTTACATTGTACGGTGGACTATTATTTCTTGGAATATTTTTGGGAACATTATTTTTAATGGCAACAACCTTGATTATTTATTACAAGCAAATATCAGAAGGTTACGACGATCAGGAACGTTACGCGATTATGCAAAAAGTAGGAATGAGTCATCAAGAAGTGAAAAAAACCATTCAAAGCCAGATTATTATGGTATTCTTCTTGCCACTTTTGGCAGCAGTGATACACATTGCAGTTGCGTTTAAAATGATCATAAGATTGCTTGCGGTCTTAAATCTTGTGAACATTCCTCTTTTCTTTGGATGCACAGTTGTGACAATACTCATTTTTGCCATCATATATGCAGTTGTCTATTCATTAACGGCAAGAGCGTACTATAAAATTGTAAAGGCATAG
- a CDS encoding FliB family protein, whose amino-acid sequence MTKIIKLVYPTYLKQFQCIGGTCEDSCCIGWDVDIDRLTFRQYFRTKDSTMREIFKTYVYKNEDSYSEVVDYGKVRLGVSMRCPFLDPDHYCKIYRTLGESYLSNVCTSYPRVTNAVDDFYEVSLYISCPEAAKLILLNPDGIHFQESMQPLDKHVIGSIVDTRLKEHQQSPIKYFKEIREKCIQLIQNRKYSLTHRLLILGTFLENMEEKSEISQKSMISYLKTFNPDSYPNLDNNTTNLPLLIRLFKNWIENLHALTKIDSVKFVAYTKIVQDSFMLSNSSNIIEQASQYEESMIQFLNPFIQEHAYIFENDLVNLMFKNMFPFSQTHCMFDGYIMLIIHFLLTRFYLAAVFKHNKKASSEDAVLLIQVLAKTIDHNTFLDDLFHEIKVKEYDNMEFVKALL is encoded by the coding sequence ATGACAAAAATAATTAAACTAGTATATCCAACCTATCTCAAACAATTCCAATGCATTGGCGGTACTTGTGAAGATAGTTGTTGCATTGGTTGGGATGTTGATATTGACCGCCTTACCTTTCGACAGTATTTTCGAACAAAAGATTCAACAATGCGTGAAATTTTTAAAACCTATGTTTATAAAAACGAAGACTCCTATAGCGAAGTTGTTGATTATGGCAAAGTTCGTCTAGGAGTTTCAATGCGTTGCCCATTTTTAGATCCTGATCATTACTGTAAAATCTATCGCACCCTTGGAGAATCCTATCTATCTAACGTATGTACCTCTTATCCAAGAGTAACCAATGCCGTTGATGATTTTTATGAAGTCTCCCTCTATATATCTTGCCCCGAAGCTGCTAAACTGATCCTCCTAAACCCTGATGGCATTCACTTCCAAGAAAGCATGCAACCTCTCGATAAGCATGTGATTGGTAGCATAGTGGATACACGCCTAAAAGAACATCAGCAATCCCCTATTAAATATTTCAAAGAAATTCGAGAAAAATGCATTCAACTGATACAGAATCGAAAATACTCTTTGACTCACCGATTACTTATCCTAGGCACTTTCCTTGAAAATATGGAAGAAAAAAGCGAAATCAGTCAAAAATCAATGATTTCTTATTTGAAAACTTTCAATCCAGATTCTTATCCTAACCTTGATAATAATACTACCAATCTACCTCTTCTCATTCGTTTATTCAAGAACTGGATCGAAAACCTACATGCTTTAACTAAAATCGACAGCGTAAAATTTGTTGCTTACACTAAAATCGTTCAAGATTCCTTTATGCTTAGCAACTCTAGTAATATCATTGAGCAAGCTTCACAGTATGAAGAATCCATGATACAGTTCCTCAATCCTTTCATTCAAGAGCATGCATATATTTTTGAAAACGATCTGGTTAACCTTATGTTTAAAAACATGTTTCCCTTTTCACAAACACACTGTATGTTTGACGGTTATATCATGCTAATCATACACTTTTTATTAACACGATTTTATCTAGCTGCTGTTTTTAAACACAATAAAAAGGCATCTTCTGAAGATGCTGTGTTGTTAATACAGGTTCTAGCAAAAACAATTGATCATAACACCTTTCTAGATGATCTCTTCCATGAAATCAAAGTGAAGGAATATGATAATATGGAATTTGTTAAAGCATTGCTCTAA
- a CDS encoding ATPase — protein sequence MLYGKIKHLFPGGNTSLGFFSYYSDVMTQEEADRLIIIKGGPGVGKSTFMKKVGEEMLQKGYDVEFLHCSSDNNSLDGIKIPMLGIAFIDGTAPHVVDPKSPGAVDEILNFGEFWNDEGIRIHKDEILEITKKTSAVFARAYKYLKAAYAIYEDTTVINNMALKKGQLNVFTTDLINEIFSKSDISKNEGKQRSLFASAITPRGLWNFLDSLLTVENVYELKGGIGTCEERILEKIKSAALERGYFVEAYYCALNPYKVEHLVIPQLNVAITTSNEYHTSTIYKYKTIELIQFYKEEILEYYQEDLNQNKVEFNQLVAIALQTISRAKALHDKLETFYIPNVNFLAIDDCYEKIMEKIMK from the coding sequence ATGCTTTATGGCAAGATTAAGCATTTATTTCCAGGAGGAAACACATCTCTTGGGTTTTTTAGCTATTACTCAGACGTTATGACACAGGAAGAAGCAGATAGACTGATCATTATCAAAGGTGGACCTGGTGTTGGGAAATCAACTTTCATGAAAAAAGTAGGAGAAGAAATGCTCCAAAAAGGTTATGACGTTGAATTTTTACACTGTTCTTCAGACAACAATTCTTTAGATGGTATTAAAATACCTATGCTAGGAATCGCTTTTATTGATGGAACAGCACCCCATGTTGTTGATCCTAAGAGTCCGGGAGCAGTAGATGAAATACTTAATTTTGGTGAGTTTTGGAATGATGAAGGCATAAGAATCCATAAAGATGAGATTTTAGAAATTACAAAAAAAACAAGTGCTGTATTTGCTAGGGCTTATAAATATTTAAAAGCAGCTTATGCCATTTATGAGGACACGACTGTTATCAATAATATGGCATTAAAAAAAGGTCAGTTAAATGTTTTTACAACAGATTTGATCAATGAAATCTTTTCGAAAAGTGACATATCGAAAAATGAGGGCAAACAAAGAAGTCTTTTTGCAAGTGCTATCACACCTAGAGGATTGTGGAATTTTCTTGACAGTTTATTAACTGTCGAAAATGTCTATGAATTAAAAGGTGGTATAGGAACATGTGAAGAAAGAATACTGGAAAAAATAAAATCTGCTGCCTTGGAGAGAGGATACTTTGTAGAAGCTTATTATTGTGCATTAAATCCATATAAGGTTGAGCATTTAGTGATTCCACAGTTAAATGTTGCAATTACAACTTCAAATGAATATCACACGTCTACAATATATAAATATAAAACAATTGAACTAATACAGTTTTATAAGGAAGAGATTCTTGAATACTATCAAGAAGATCTCAATCAAAACAAAGTAGAATTTAATCAGCTAGTGGCCATTGCTTTGCAAACCATTAGCAGGGCTAAAGCACTTCATGATAAACTTGAAACGTTTTATATACCAAATGTTAACTTTTTAGCGATTGATGATTGCTATGAAAAAATAATGGAGAAAATCATGAAATAG
- the spoIIID gene encoding sporulation transcriptional regulator SpoIIID: MKQYIEERAIDIANYIIEANATVRQTAKKFGISKSTVHKDVTERLTQINPLLANEARKVLEFNKAERHIRGGLATKAKYLEITHRL, encoded by the coding sequence TTGAAACAGTATATTGAAGAACGAGCCATAGACATTGCCAATTACATAATTGAAGCCAACGCAACGGTTAGACAAACCGCGAAGAAGTTTGGTATATCAAAAAGTACGGTACATAAAGATGTAACTGAAAGATTAACGCAGATAAATCCATTACTTGCCAATGAGGCAAGAAAAGTATTAGAATTTAATAAAGCAGAAAGACATATTCGTGGTGGGTTAGCTACTAAAGCAAAGTATTTGGAAATAACTCACAGACTATAA
- a CDS encoding rod shape-determining protein (functions in MreBCD complex in some organisms), giving the protein MFGADIGIDLGTANVLVYIKGKGVVLREPSVVAIDRDNNKILAVGQEARRMLGRTPGNIVAIRPLRQGVISDYTVTEKMLKYFIAKAVGRRFRKPRITVCVPSGVTEVEKRAVEEATYQAGARKVNIIEEPIAAAIGAGIDISKACGSMVVDIGGGTSDIAVISLGGVVASTSIKIAGDNFDEAIVRFMRKKHNLLIGERTAEDIKINIGTAFKRPDSLTMDVRGRNLITGLPKTITVTSEETEEALRESTSKIVEAVHGVLERTPPELASDIADRGIVLTGGGSLLQGLEQLIESKTGISVITAEDPLTCVAIGTGKYVEYLASQKSDFYN; this is encoded by the coding sequence ATGTTTGGAGCAGATATTGGAATTGATTTAGGTACGGCAAATGTACTGGTATATATTAAAGGAAAGGGAGTTGTACTAAGAGAGCCCTCAGTCGTTGCGATAGATCGTGATAATAATAAAATTTTAGCTGTTGGACAAGAAGCTAGAAGAATGCTAGGAAGAACTCCTGGTAATATTGTTGCCATTAGACCTTTAAGACAAGGCGTTATTTCGGATTATACAGTAACAGAAAAAATGCTTAAATATTTTATTGCAAAAGCAGTTGGTAGAAGATTTAGAAAACCAAGAATTACTGTATGTGTACCAAGTGGAGTTACTGAAGTAGAAAAAAGAGCTGTAGAAGAAGCTACATACCAAGCAGGTGCTAGAAAGGTTAATATCATTGAAGAGCCAATTGCAGCTGCTATTGGAGCGGGCATTGATATTAGCAAGGCTTGTGGAAGTATGGTAGTAGATATCGGAGGCGGAACTTCAGATATCGCTGTCATTTCACTAGGTGGCGTTGTAGCAAGTACATCGATTAAAATTGCAGGCGACAACTTTGATGAAGCAATTGTTAGATTCATGAGAAAAAAACATAATTTACTTATTGGTGAAAGAACTGCTGAAGATATTAAAATCAATATTGGTACAGCATTTAAGAGACCAGATTCATTAACAATGGACGTTCGAGGAAGAAACTTAATTACTGGTCTACCAAAGACAATTACAGTTACATCAGAAGAAACAGAGGAAGCTTTAAGAGAGTCTACTTCTAAGATTGTTGAAGCAGTACATGGAGTATTAGAAAGAACCCCTCCAGAACTTGCGTCAGATATTGCTGACCGTGGAATAGTACTTACGGGAGGCGGAAGCTTATTACAAGGGCTCGAACAGTTAATTGAGAGTAAGACAGGAATTTCCGTAATTACTGCCGAAGATCCATTAACTTGTGTAGCAATTGGAACAGGAAAGTATGTAGAATATTTAGCAAGTCAAAAGTCAGATTTTTATAATTAA
- a CDS encoding flagellar basal-body rod protein FlgF, giving the protein MLRGLYTAYTGMLAQQQKMDTISNNLTNANTAGYKREAVMFESFNDVYMVKINDPEQAGNKIIGKGSLGVKVGESFTNYEQGSLQQTDIPLNLALNGSGMFVVGSLDAQGNIQEKYTRDGSFGLNKDRQIENKDGLLLLGENGPITVGSADVRITEDGNVFEGETFIDKIKTIDFENIQSLKKLGGNIFEAADNTTTKVYDGKIAQGFIENSNVSSIEEMIHMINVMRTYEANQKIITTYDATLDKSVNEIGRL; this is encoded by the coding sequence ATGTTAAGAGGACTATACACTGCATATACAGGGATGTTGGCACAGCAACAAAAGATGGATACGATATCAAATAATTTAACTAATGCCAATACGGCTGGTTATAAGAGAGAAGCTGTAATGTTTGAATCCTTCAATGATGTATATATGGTTAAAATTAATGATCCTGAGCAAGCTGGTAATAAAATAATTGGAAAAGGTTCTCTAGGAGTTAAGGTTGGGGAGTCATTTACCAATTACGAGCAAGGCTCTTTGCAGCAAACAGACATCCCTTTAAATCTGGCACTTAACGGTTCAGGAATGTTTGTTGTTGGATCTCTGGATGCACAGGGAAACATCCAAGAAAAATACACAAGAGATGGATCTTTTGGATTAAATAAAGATCGCCAAATAGAAAATAAGGATGGACTTTTACTTCTAGGCGAAAATGGACCAATTACGGTAGGAAGTGCAGACGTAAGAATTACAGAAGATGGGAATGTTTTTGAGGGTGAAACCTTTATAGATAAAATTAAAACTATAGATTTTGAAAATATACAATCTCTTAAAAAGCTAGGTGGTAACATCTTTGAAGCAGCAGATAATACCACTACAAAAGTTTATGATGGAAAAATCGCTCAAGGCTTTATAGAAAACTCAAATGTAAGCTCTATTGAAGAAATGATACATATGATTAATGTTATGAGGACTTATGAAGCTAATCAAAAGATAATTACAACCTATGATGCAACATTGGACAAGTCAGTAAATGAAATTGGACGACTATAA
- the flgG gene encoding flagellar basal body rod protein FlgG (makes up the distal portion of the flagellar basal body rod; Bradyrhizobium has one thick flagellum and several thin flagella; the Bradyrhizobium protein in this cluster is associated with the thick flagella): MLRSLWTAASGMKSQQMYVDSIAHNLANVNTVGYKKESMEFKSLLYETLRASGVDAEGNGSPVSLQVGHGVRASANVKNFTQGSIETTNNPLDFSIDGNGFFVVQGLNEEKLYSKDGAFKISIMEDAIRLTTSDGYAVLNSEGEPIEFDTTFTPSKLVISALGEIGYMTDEGVEDLGVTMGMAQFRNVAGLDAIGGNFYKATGASGEAILESEDDELKKSKIMQGTLESSNVAVVDEMVKMIVAQRAYELNSKAITTSDEMLGMANNLKR, translated from the coding sequence ATGTTAAGATCTCTATGGACAGCGGCATCAGGAATGAAGTCCCAACAAATGTATGTTGATTCTATCGCACACAATTTAGCGAATGTTAATACTGTTGGTTACAAAAAAGAGAGTATGGAATTTAAATCTCTTTTATATGAAACGTTAAGAGCGTCTGGAGTAGACGCTGAGGGAAATGGATCACCAGTAAGTCTGCAAGTAGGACATGGTGTAAGAGCTAGTGCCAATGTTAAAAATTTTACACAGGGAAGTATTGAAACAACTAATAATCCCTTGGATTTTTCAATTGATGGAAACGGTTTTTTTGTGGTTCAAGGTCTTAACGAAGAAAAATTATATTCAAAAGACGGAGCCTTCAAAATATCTATTATGGAGGATGCAATTAGATTAACAACCTCTGATGGTTACGCAGTACTTAACTCAGAAGGAGAACCAATAGAATTTGATACTACCTTTACGCCAAGTAAGTTAGTAATAAGCGCACTTGGAGAAATTGGCTACATGACTGATGAAGGTGTTGAGGATTTAGGAGTGACTATGGGTATGGCACAATTTCGAAATGTTGCTGGGCTTGATGCAATTGGAGGAAACTTTTACAAAGCTACCGGAGCATCAGGAGAAGCAATTTTAGAATCGGAAGATGATGAATTAAAGAAGAGCAAAATTATGCAAGGCACATTAGAATCCTCAAACGTAGCAGTAGTGGATGAGATGGTTAAAATGATTGTCGCTCAAAGAGCATATGAATTAAACTCAAAGGCTATTACAACCTCAGATGAAATGCTTGGAATGGCAAATAATTTAAAAAGATAA
- a CDS encoding flagellar biosynthesis protein FlgJ — protein sequence MSIDVSNINNPLSQYITSSTKETADQNAFEAILNEAVEKKDSVKLKKACQEFEGYYLQQLFKEMRKTIPDSGLLEKSQGRDIFEDMLYEEYSKNMSKGKGMGLSEMLYRQLSKNITD from the coding sequence GTGTCAATAGATGTATCAAACATAAATAATCCACTTTCACAGTATATTACTAGCTCAACAAAAGAAACAGCAGATCAAAATGCTTTTGAAGCAATTCTTAATGAAGCAGTTGAGAAGAAGGATAGTGTAAAATTAAAAAAGGCATGTCAAGAATTCGAAGGATATTATCTGCAACAGCTTTTTAAGGAAATGAGAAAAACTATTCCTGACAGTGGATTACTCGAAAAATCCCAAGGAAGAGATATTTTTGAAGATATGCTATATGAAGAATACTCAAAGAATATGTCTAAAGGAAAAGGTATGGGTCTATCAGAAATGCTTTATAGACAATTGTCTAAGAATATAACTGATTAA
- a CDS encoding methionine adenosyltransferase, translating into MTKRLFTSESVTEGHPDKVCDQISDSVLDAILTLDPYARVACETAVTTGLILVMGEITTDSYVDIQKIARETVKEIGYNNALGGFDGDTCAVLTTIDEQSADIAMGVNEAYEAKKGEMQEATLESTGAGDQGMMIGFACDETEELMPLPISLAHKLSRKLAEVRKNGTLSYLRPDGKSQVTVEYIDDKPVRVDTIVVSTQHAPEVSIETIERDIKEYVIKSVIPAELLDSDTKYFINPTGRFVIGGPQGDSGLTGRKIIVDTYGGYASHGGGAFSGKDPTKVDRSAAYAARYVAKNIVAAGLAKKCEIELAYAIGVAKPVSIYINTHGTGIIEDDKITKIVEANFDLRPAAIIRDLDLRRPIYKQTAAYGHFGRTDIDLPWERTDKVELLKNAVK; encoded by the coding sequence ATGACAAAAAGATTATTTACTTCAGAATCCGTTACAGAGGGACATCCAGATAAGGTATGTGATCAAATCTCAGACTCAGTATTAGATGCTATTTTAACACTGGATCCTTATGCAAGAGTTGCTTGTGAAACAGCAGTTACAACTGGACTCATTTTAGTTATGGGTGAGATAACTACAGACAGTTATGTTGATATACAGAAAATTGCTAGAGAAACAGTGAAAGAAATTGGTTATAACAATGCACTTGGTGGATTCGATGGAGATACTTGTGCAGTGTTAACTACAATAGATGAGCAATCAGCAGACATAGCAATGGGTGTAAATGAAGCATATGAAGCAAAAAAAGGTGAAATGCAAGAAGCAACTTTAGAATCAACAGGAGCAGGCGACCAAGGTATGATGATTGGATTTGCTTGTGATGAAACCGAAGAGTTAATGCCATTACCTATTTCATTAGCACATAAACTTTCAAGAAAACTTGCTGAGGTTAGAAAAAATGGTACACTTTCCTATTTAAGACCAGATGGAAAATCTCAAGTTACAGTTGAATATATTGACGACAAACCAGTAAGAGTTGATACAATCGTTGTATCTACACAACATGCACCAGAGGTTTCCATTGAAACAATTGAAAGAGATATTAAGGAATATGTTATAAAGAGTGTGATTCCAGCAGAACTTCTTGACAGTGATACTAAATACTTCATTAATCCTACAGGACGTTTTGTCATTGGAGGACCTCAAGGGGATTCTGGACTAACAGGTAGAAAGATTATTGTTGATACTTATGGTGGATATGCAAGTCATGGTGGTGGTGCATTCTCAGGAAAAGACCCAACGAAAGTAGACCGTTCAGCAGCTTATGCAGCTCGATATGTTGCTAAAAATATCGTTGCAGCAGGACTTGCTAAGAAATGTGAAATTGAACTAGCTTATGCAATCGGTGTTGCAAAGCCTGTATCAATTTACATCAATACTCATGGAACTGGAATTATTGAGGATGATAAAATTACTAAGATTGTAGAGGCGAATTTTGATCTTAGACCAGCTGCAATTATTAGAGATTTAGACCTAAGAAGACCAATTTATAAGCAAACGGCTGCTTATGGACACTTTGGAAGAACAGACATTGACTTACCATGGGAAAGAACAGATAAAGTCGAGCTGTTAAAAAATGCAGTAAAGTAA